The Candidatus Nitrosymbiomonas proteolyticus genome has a segment encoding these proteins:
- a CDS encoding Clp protease ClpX, giving the protein MWQRFTERARKVVFYAQEEAQKFGEGYVSTEHLLLGLVRESESVASRVLEKLGVSLGRVRSEVEKQLPRGESRTAQEMTLTPRAKRVIDLAYDEARQLNNNYIGTEHLLLGLIREGDGLAGRVLTKLGVELDRARKEVQSLQENETQGRSSGRAAHAPGTKTPTLDEFGRDLTDLARDGRLDPVVGRISEIERVMQILCRRTKNNPCLIGDPGVGKTAIAEGLALRIISGDIPDLLRDKRIVALDLAGLVAGTKYRGEFEERMKKVMEEVRKADGQVILFVDELHTLVGAGAAEGAIDASNIMKPALARGELQCIGATTQDEFRKYIERDAALERRFQAVKVREPSLEEAKDILKGLRERYEAHHKVEITDDAIEAAVSLSNRYISDRSLPDKAIDLIDEAASRVRLQQSLPPLDIRQDRAKLKKLAEDIEHIKKRQHDESAVTKMEEEYEALEHDLANREESWDQQEKPEPIVNESEIASIVQSWTGIPVTRLVEAESQKLLRMEDDLHERIIGQHEAVAAVSRAIRRSRSGLKDPKRPMGTFIFLGPTGVGKTELAKALAAYLYEKESNIVRIDMSEYMERFSVSRLVGAPPGYVGYDEGGQLTEQVRRNPYCVVLLDEIEKAHPDVFNILLQIMEDGQLTDSQGRTVDFRNTLLIMTSNVGVKPIELDQGLGFRAVKQDIDDPRTYEAMKNKMMDEMKKLFRPEFLNRIDEVIVFHHLKKDEILRIADLYLRRVNEQAAALNLTIELSDEVKDMLVDKGYDPNLGARPLRRAVQRFIEDPLSEELLYGRFSAGDVVVATLDAEGAVVFKKKGGDGGSKRKEKALAKG; this is encoded by the coding sequence ATGTGGCAACGCTTTACGGAAAGAGCCAGGAAGGTCGTTTTCTACGCCCAAGAAGAGGCGCAGAAGTTCGGTGAAGGATACGTTTCGACGGAGCACCTGCTTTTGGGGCTGGTGCGAGAGTCGGAGAGCGTTGCATCGCGCGTATTGGAGAAGCTCGGCGTTAGCCTGGGCCGAGTCCGTTCAGAAGTGGAGAAGCAGCTCCCCCGTGGCGAGAGCCGAACCGCCCAGGAGATGACTCTCACGCCGAGAGCCAAACGGGTCATCGACCTAGCTTATGATGAGGCTCGGCAACTCAACAACAACTACATCGGCACCGAGCACCTGCTCCTCGGTCTCATTCGGGAAGGGGATGGACTCGCCGGACGCGTTTTGACCAAGCTCGGCGTCGAACTCGACCGCGCTCGGAAAGAAGTCCAGTCGCTTCAGGAGAACGAGACTCAAGGGCGTTCGAGCGGAAGGGCCGCGCACGCCCCGGGCACCAAGACTCCGACCCTCGACGAGTTCGGCCGCGACCTCACCGACCTTGCCCGCGATGGCCGGCTCGATCCCGTTGTGGGCCGTATCAGCGAAATCGAAAGGGTCATGCAGATCCTTTGCCGACGCACCAAGAACAACCCGTGCTTGATCGGCGATCCTGGAGTCGGGAAAACCGCCATCGCAGAAGGGTTGGCGCTTCGAATCATCAGCGGCGACATCCCCGATCTGCTCCGCGACAAGCGAATCGTCGCGCTGGACCTTGCGGGCCTGGTGGCAGGGACCAAGTACCGGGGCGAGTTTGAAGAGCGCATGAAGAAGGTGATGGAAGAGGTCAGGAAGGCCGATGGCCAAGTGATTCTCTTCGTCGACGAGTTGCACACTCTGGTGGGGGCTGGCGCGGCAGAAGGCGCGATCGACGCCTCCAACATCATGAAGCCCGCGTTGGCTCGCGGGGAGTTGCAGTGCATCGGCGCGACCACCCAAGACGAATTCCGCAAGTACATCGAGCGCGATGCCGCCCTCGAGCGAAGGTTCCAGGCCGTCAAGGTCCGCGAACCCTCATTGGAAGAAGCGAAAGACATTCTGAAGGGCCTCCGCGAGCGCTATGAGGCGCACCATAAGGTCGAGATCACGGACGACGCGATCGAGGCCGCGGTCAGCCTCTCCAATAGGTACATCTCGGACCGGTCGCTCCCCGACAAGGCGATCGACCTGATCGACGAAGCCGCCTCAAGGGTTCGCTTGCAGCAGAGCCTTCCCCCGCTCGACATTCGACAAGACCGCGCCAAGCTCAAGAAGCTCGCGGAAGACATCGAGCACATCAAGAAGCGACAGCACGACGAATCGGCCGTCACCAAGATGGAAGAGGAGTACGAGGCCCTCGAACACGATCTCGCCAACCGTGAAGAGAGTTGGGACCAGCAAGAGAAGCCCGAACCGATCGTCAACGAATCGGAGATCGCGTCCATCGTTCAGAGTTGGACCGGCATCCCGGTGACAAGGCTCGTCGAGGCGGAATCGCAGAAGCTGCTCCGCATGGAGGACGACCTGCACGAGCGGATCATTGGCCAACACGAGGCCGTCGCAGCGGTATCGCGGGCGATCCGAAGGTCACGAAGCGGACTCAAGGACCCCAAGAGGCCGATGGGCACGTTCATTTTCCTAGGGCCGACCGGTGTCGGAAAGACCGAACTCGCCAAGGCGCTCGCCGCGTACCTTTACGAAAAAGAGTCGAACATTGTCCGAATCGACATGTCCGAGTACATGGAGCGGTTCAGCGTGAGCCGGCTCGTGGGCGCGCCTCCGGGATACGTTGGGTATGACGAAGGCGGGCAGCTCACCGAACAGGTGCGCCGCAACCCGTACTGCGTCGTTTTGCTCGATGAGATCGAGAAAGCGCACCCCGACGTGTTCAACATCCTCTTGCAGATCATGGAGGACGGACAGCTTACGGATTCGCAGGGCCGCACCGTCGATTTCCGCAACACGCTGCTGATCATGACTTCGAACGTCGGCGTGAAGCCGATCGAACTCGATCAAGGACTCGGATTCCGGGCCGTGAAGCAAGACATCGATGATCCTCGAACCTATGAGGCGATGAAGAACAAGATGATGGATGAGATGAAGAAGCTCTTCCGTCCTGAGTTCCTCAACCGCATCGACGAGGTCATCGTGTTCCATCACCTCAAGAAGGACGAGATCCTTCGGATCGCCGACCTCTATCTGCGACGAGTCAACGAACAGGCCGCCGCGCTCAACCTCACGATCGAGCTCAGCGACGAGGTCAAGGACATGCTCGTGGACAAGGGCTACGATCCGAACTTGGGCGCAAGGCCGTTGCGGCGAGCCGTGCAACGGTTCATCGAAGACCCGCTGAGCGAGGAACTGCTGTATGGACGGTTCAGCGCCGGTGACGTCGTCGTCGCGACGTTGGACGCCGAAGGCGCGGTCGTGTTCAAGAAGAAGGGCGGCGACGGCGGGAGCAAGCGCAAAGAAAAGGCTCTCGCCAAAGGGTAA
- a CDS encoding 50S ribosomal protein L10, whose product MPTAEKQRTIEEVGELYSKSAGLLFTDYRGLKVRELQELRSKLKDAGGEIHVVKNTLLRLGVGEVMNELPLEYHSGPTAVAFVFENESACAKVLVDFAKTHKAFEVKGGYISGKSFDAKAVEFLSKLPSREELIAQVVGLVAAPLSQLVGVVEAIYAQPIRTVYAAADKLMEGQPSPAAEPQAEASGPEPDAPAAESETPAQDSPAEPEPASEPTPIAEAEENTPEAEASPNESN is encoded by the coding sequence ATGCCCACGGCCGAAAAACAGAGAACCATCGAGGAGGTTGGCGAGCTTTATTCGAAGTCCGCTGGACTTCTCTTCACGGATTATCGCGGCCTGAAGGTTCGGGAGTTGCAGGAACTTCGGTCCAAGCTCAAGGACGCGGGCGGTGAGATTCACGTTGTGAAGAACACCCTCTTGCGCCTCGGCGTGGGCGAAGTGATGAACGAGCTGCCTTTGGAGTACCACAGCGGGCCGACGGCGGTCGCCTTCGTCTTCGAAAACGAAAGCGCCTGCGCAAAGGTTCTTGTGGATTTCGCCAAGACGCATAAGGCGTTTGAGGTGAAGGGCGGGTATATCTCCGGAAAGTCGTTCGACGCAAAAGCCGTCGAGTTCCTTTCCAAGCTTCCCTCGCGCGAGGAGTTGATCGCTCAGGTCGTCGGTCTGGTGGCCGCGCCTCTCAGTCAACTCGTCGGCGTCGTGGAGGCGATCTACGCCCAACCGATCCGAACGGTTTATGCGGCGGCCGACAAGCTCATGGAAGGCCAGCCTTCCCCTGCCGCCGAACCCCAAGCAGAGGCATCCGGCCCCGAGCCCGATGCCCCTGCCGCAGAATCCGAAACCCCGGCGCAAGACTCGCCCGCGGAGCCCGAGCCCGCGAGTGAGCCCACGCCCATAGCCGAAGCCGAAGAGAACACTCCCGAGGCAGAGGCATCCCCGAACGAATCGAACTGA
- a CDS encoding ABC type transporter, substrate binding protein — protein sequence MQGAWKVGLLVVVFGVLLVAGFQFLGKSVFAQPTDEYYAELESVEGISEGTKVLMAGVPIGTVRRVELTDDVRAKLVLAIDRGVRIPEGSRAAIPTALIGFGDGTLLVLPPARLSGRHVSPGSTLAGSKLSLLEGMFPELGESVSALNETLKATQDLIADRELRDRLTSLLSTTEETVAQFGRLATNIQGVVVTNQASIKSAMGDLAAAMESVRQTAELAANLAGDERWQQSAGEILDSLSRTATKAEELLTSVNEFVNDPELRNPLTASIKNVETITESGTRVATNAEEISKNGIAITKNVEELTLKANALADQASDVLEKIKGFFDRVPGSSSFQGVETSMSLHRDNFLDRFRTDFEAEVPISGGRVHLGVFDAFEANRLNVQFGKDLGSNVRLRYGVYASKPGAGVDFTVAPRLRIQGDLYDLNNPMLDLRTRIDFGNGLLGWVGMNSVFDRNAFTVGLGIRR from the coding sequence ATGCAGGGCGCTTGGAAGGTCGGATTGCTTGTGGTCGTCTTTGGGGTCTTGCTAGTCGCGGGATTCCAGTTCTTGGGAAAGAGCGTCTTCGCGCAACCGACAGACGAATACTACGCCGAACTCGAATCCGTCGAGGGCATTTCGGAGGGGACGAAAGTGTTGATGGCCGGGGTGCCGATCGGCACGGTGCGCCGCGTCGAACTGACGGACGACGTGCGGGCCAAGCTCGTTCTCGCGATCGACCGCGGGGTCCGAATCCCCGAAGGCAGCCGCGCGGCGATCCCCACCGCCCTGATCGGATTTGGCGACGGCACCCTGCTCGTGCTCCCTCCGGCGCGCCTTTCGGGCCGCCACGTATCTCCCGGCTCGACCCTCGCAGGGAGCAAGCTCTCGCTCCTCGAAGGGATGTTCCCCGAGCTTGGAGAGTCGGTGTCGGCGCTCAACGAAACTCTCAAGGCCACCCAAGACCTGATCGCCGACCGTGAACTGCGAGATCGGCTGACTTCCCTGCTTTCGACGACCGAGGAAACAGTCGCTCAATTCGGCAGGCTCGCGACCAACATTCAGGGCGTGGTCGTGACGAACCAGGCTTCGATCAAGAGCGCGATGGGCGACCTTGCTGCTGCGATGGAAAGCGTACGGCAGACCGCTGAGCTTGCGGCCAACCTCGCCGGCGACGAGCGATGGCAGCAGAGCGCAGGCGAGATTCTCGACAGCCTCAGCCGAACCGCCACCAAGGCAGAAGAGTTGCTCACCAGCGTCAATGAGTTTGTCAACGATCCTGAATTGCGAAACCCGCTCACCGCCTCGATCAAGAATGTCGAAACGATCACTGAGTCGGGCACGAGGGTCGCCACCAACGCCGAGGAGATATCGAAGAACGGGATCGCAATTACGAAAAACGTCGAAGAACTGACTTTGAAGGCGAACGCCCTTGCCGACCAGGCGTCGGATGTTCTGGAAAAGATCAAGGGCTTTTTTGACCGAGTGCCGGGAAGTTCGAGCTTTCAGGGCGTCGAGACCTCGATGTCCTTGCACCGGGACAACTTTCTCGATCGCTTTCGAACGGATTTCGAGGCCGAGGTCCCGATTTCGGGCGGCCGAGTTCACCTAGGAGTCTTCGACGCCTTCGAAGCGAATCGGCTCAACGTCCAATTCGGCAAGGACCTTGGATCGAACGTAAGGCTTCGATATGGGGTTTACGCGAGCAAGCCGGGCGCTGGGGTAGACTTCACGGTCGCGCCAAGGTTACGCATTCAGGGTGACCTGTACGACTTGAACAACCCGATGCTCGACCTGCGCACCCGAATCGATTTCGGGAACGGCCTGTTGGGTTGGGTGGGCATGAACTCCGTGTTCGACCGCAACGCGTTTACGGTCGGGCTGGGAATCCGAAGATAA
- a CDS encoding 50S ribosomal protein L7/L12: protein MASTVETIVEQISNMTALELSELKTALEEKFGVSAAAPMMGMPMMMPGAGGGDAAPAAEEKTEFDAVLASVGDQKLQVIKVVRELTGLGLKEAKDLVDGAPQPIKQGVPKEEADKIAAAIAEVGGKVEVK, encoded by the coding sequence ATGGCAAGCACAGTAGAAACCATCGTTGAACAGATCAGCAACATGACCGCCCTCGAGCTCTCTGAGCTGAAGACGGCCCTCGAAGAGAAGTTTGGCGTCAGCGCGGCAGCCCCAATGATGGGAATGCCGATGATGATGCCGGGCGCCGGTGGCGGCGACGCTGCCCCCGCAGCCGAAGAGAAGACGGAATTCGACGCCGTCCTCGCTTCAGTGGGCGACCAGAAGCTTCAGGTCATCAAGGTCGTACGAGAACTGACCGGACTCGGCCTCAAGGAAGCCAAGGACCTCGTCGACGGAGCGCCGCAACCCATCAAGCAGGGCGTTCCGAAGGAAGAAGCCGACAAGATCGCGGCAGCGATCGCTGAAGTCGGTGGCAAAGTCGAAGTCAAGTAG
- a CDS encoding DNA polymerase III, delta subunit, with product MSFSVEAVFKSRIALFSGEEPYLRLQALRQLHEAMGDDSEFNIEQFIADGSNPEEYITAAMTLPFLGDRRLIIVRNILRAGQPADALGPLFDQLSKVPDPNTLLFVADDELGDDDKQRRLATVRKAWETTITKLGGKTVQFESDESSVKKNLKDHAGQSGKSLTPKAMDLLVEMTGGNLSRALAELDKLVLYVGDDEQISEAAVKSVVMPSREWNVFKLVGAAVEGNSGEALRQLETLIEGSGKIEDAVFSRIFPTLSRQLRLIWQARLCVEARCRPSNAPVEVLRMFPTSPNLTKERDWIQNMALRQAQTLDLDRLSMWMGSIAQTDATLKGLGSAIDAKGALEMLVLQMATRA from the coding sequence ATGAGTTTCTCGGTAGAAGCGGTCTTCAAGAGCCGAATCGCGCTGTTTTCGGGCGAAGAGCCCTATCTGCGCCTGCAAGCCTTGCGGCAGCTTCACGAGGCGATGGGTGACGACTCTGAGTTCAACATCGAGCAATTCATCGCCGACGGGTCAAACCCTGAGGAGTACATCACGGCGGCGATGACGTTGCCGTTTCTCGGAGACCGAAGGCTCATCATCGTTCGGAACATCCTGCGGGCGGGTCAACCCGCCGACGCGCTCGGGCCGCTTTTCGATCAACTTTCGAAGGTCCCCGATCCCAACACACTGCTCTTCGTAGCCGACGACGAACTCGGCGACGACGATAAGCAACGGCGCCTTGCGACCGTACGGAAGGCTTGGGAGACCACGATCACCAAACTGGGAGGCAAGACGGTCCAGTTCGAATCGGACGAATCCTCGGTCAAGAAGAACCTCAAGGACCACGCGGGTCAGTCGGGCAAGAGCCTCACACCGAAGGCGATGGACCTCCTGGTGGAAATGACCGGAGGCAACCTGAGCCGCGCCCTTGCCGAACTCGATAAGCTGGTCCTTTACGTAGGCGACGACGAGCAAATATCCGAAGCGGCGGTCAAGTCTGTCGTCATGCCCTCGCGGGAGTGGAACGTTTTCAAGCTTGTCGGGGCCGCCGTCGAGGGTAATTCAGGAGAGGCGCTTCGGCAGCTCGAAACGCTGATCGAAGGCTCAGGGAAGATCGAAGACGCCGTGTTTTCGCGTATTTTTCCGACGCTCTCGCGGCAGCTTCGCCTGATTTGGCAAGCTAGGCTTTGCGTCGAGGCGCGGTGCCGACCCTCCAACGCGCCGGTCGAAGTGCTCAGGATGTTTCCCACGAGCCCCAACCTCACAAAGGAAAGGGACTGGATTCAGAACATGGCCCTTCGGCAGGCTCAAACCCTTGACCTCGATCGCCTGTCGATGTGGATGGGATCGATCGCTCAGACCGACGCGACCCTCAAAGGGTTGGGGTCGGCGATCGACGCCAAGGGTGCCTTGGAGATGCTCGTCTTGCAGATGGCGACCCGAGCCTAG
- a CDS encoding 50S ribosomal protein L9 — protein sequence MKVILNETVPQVGKRGQVVNVANGFARNFLFPRGLAVVADKGQLKVLELRRAKLEKLDSETLSSAESVREKIHGKEVRIEAKAGADTTKLFGAVTSQDIADAIKSQLKVELEKKQIGLLTPIKRLGRHKVEIDLHRQVDASVELFVFDPEHPTEEPVEAKAAEAAPEETA from the coding sequence ATGAAGGTGATTTTGAACGAGACGGTGCCCCAAGTGGGCAAGCGCGGACAGGTGGTCAACGTAGCGAACGGTTTTGCCCGGAACTTCCTGTTCCCGAGGGGCCTGGCTGTCGTTGCCGACAAGGGTCAGTTGAAGGTCCTCGAACTGCGGAGGGCCAAGCTTGAGAAGCTGGATTCCGAAACGCTGAGTTCCGCCGAGTCTGTACGCGAGAAGATTCATGGGAAGGAAGTCCGAATCGAGGCGAAGGCTGGCGCGGACACCACCAAGCTGTTTGGCGCAGTCACCTCCCAGGACATCGCCGACGCGATCAAGTCCCAACTCAAGGTGGAACTCGAGAAGAAGCAAATCGGGTTGTTGACTCCGATCAAGCGGCTGGGACGGCACAAGGTCGAGATCGACCTGCACCGGCAAGTTGACGCTTCCGTCGAATTGTTCGTGTTCGACCCGGAGCACCCCACCGAGGAACCGGTCGAAGCCAAGGCCGCTGAAGCTGCGCCCGAAGAGACCGCGTAA